In Acidimicrobiales bacterium, a genomic segment contains:
- the acpP gene encoding acyl carrier protein yields MDNEAAFDKFKTCAVEVLQVQPDQITLDARFGDDLDADSLDLVELVMALEEAFDITIDESELEGIETVEQAFNLITSKL; encoded by the coding sequence GTGGACAACGAAGCCGCCTTTGACAAGTTCAAGACCTGCGCCGTCGAGGTGCTCCAGGTCCAGCCGGACCAGATCACGCTCGACGCCCGCTTCGGCGATGACCTCGACGCCGACAGCCTCGACCTGGTCGAGCTGGTGATGGCGCTCGAGGAGGCCTTCGACATCACCATCGACGAGTCCGAGCTGGAGGGGATCGAGACGGTCGAGCAGGCCTTCAACCTGATCACGTCCAAGCTCTGA
- a CDS encoding metal-dependent transcriptional regulator produces MANGFHPPVEEYLEAIHSLQEEGVQVIQARLAQRLGHSAPTVSEMVRRLKSDGYVTVAARSVTLTTKGRSRAESVVRKHRLAERLLTDIIGLEWHKAHDEAGRWEHVISDEVEARLIDLLGHPRTCPHGNPIPGASGSAPAQTSLADAEPGDHVRLERVTEQVEIDLESLSYLSSHGFVPGTDARVQTKETDGSLTLVLDDIGTDAPIELGPSIAAQLFVAQA; encoded by the coding sequence GTGGCCAATGGCTTTCATCCTCCGGTCGAGGAGTACCTCGAAGCCATCCACTCCCTTCAGGAGGAGGGCGTGCAGGTCATCCAGGCTCGCCTGGCCCAGCGCCTCGGCCACTCGGCTCCGACGGTGTCGGAGATGGTGCGCCGGCTCAAGAGCGATGGCTACGTCACCGTGGCGGCGCGATCGGTCACCCTCACGACCAAGGGCCGATCCCGAGCCGAGAGCGTGGTCCGCAAGCATCGCCTGGCCGAGCGGCTCCTCACCGACATCATCGGTTTGGAGTGGCACAAGGCGCATGACGAGGCGGGCCGCTGGGAGCACGTCATCTCAGACGAGGTCGAGGCCCGCCTGATCGACCTGCTCGGCCATCCCCGCACCTGTCCCCACGGCAACCCCATCCCCGGTGCCAGCGGCTCGGCCCCGGCCCAGACCTCGCTGGCGGACGCCGAGCCAGGCGACCATGTCCGCCTCGAGCGGGTCACCGAGCAGGTCGAGATCGATCTCGAGTCGCTGAGCTACCTGAGCAGCCACGGTTTCGTGCCCGGGACCGACGCCCGGGTGCAGACGAAGGAGACCGACGGCAGCCTGACCCTGGTGCTGGACGACATCGGTACCGACGCCCCCATCGAGCTGGGGCCGTCCATCGCCGCCCAGCTCTTCGTGGCCCAGGCCTAG
- the polA gene encoding DNA polymerase I, with protein MAKVMLLDGNSLAYRAFFALPTDMATASGQVTNSVFGFTSMLINLLKDHHPDAIAVAFDRPEPTFRHEVVEDYKAGRAEAPDILRQQMGLVRQVVEVLHVPTVELAGFEADDVIATLATRARDRGDDVIIVTGDRDTYQLVEDPHVKVLYNRRGVSDYVLYDEAGIKERTGVTPAQYPTYAALRGDPSDNLPGVPGVGEKTAARLVTEYGDLDGVFANLDRATPKLRQALAEHEPQVRRNAEVIPLVRDLPLDVDLDKLSMGGWDPEEVRRLFAFLEFRTLWDRLVEALGPQGEALSGPVGAQPFEIELHVAARPDDASAALSALLARGGAVVVEAAWEGQPGRSSILGLALATATTTPPEGEGREPPDRPPDEVVWIPAATLEAFEVAEVLTRLVGPDGVATVAHRAKELMRALTPMGVNIARLELDTAVAAYLVEPGESTYPLEELAARYAGVDVRSPAAPPAGQLDLEGTATDPAEDTGRRAAAVARLAPALSAALTARGLSMLHDEVELPLVRVLARMEVAGVRVDVDYLTSVVRTLTEEVQRLDGEIQDLAGMEFRVNSTQQLRTVLFDKLGLAPQKKTKTGYSTDAASLERLRGEHPVIDALLRYREVEKLRSTYGDSLLAEVAGDGRIHASFNQTVARTGRLSSDQPNLHNIPIRSEEGRRLRRAFIPAEGCSLLIADYNQIELRVIAHLADDPGLIEAFDFGQDIHNTTAARVFGVEPEDVTLSQRSKAKMVSYGLAYGMEAYGLSQRLAIDVEEAAIILAAYFEAFPNVRAYMDATVAEARTKGYTQTLFGRRRPIPELAASNYRVRQAGERQAMNAGIQGLAADIFKVALVRLDTALEREGLASRLILQVHDEVILEVPPAERERATELTLTAMQGAADLRVPLTVNLSWGSTWAEAKV; from the coding sequence GTGGCCAAGGTGATGCTGCTCGACGGCAACTCGCTGGCTTACCGCGCCTTCTTCGCACTCCCGACCGACATGGCCACGGCGTCCGGGCAGGTCACCAACTCCGTGTTCGGCTTCACCTCGATGCTGATCAACCTGTTGAAGGACCACCATCCCGACGCCATCGCCGTGGCCTTCGACCGGCCGGAGCCGACGTTTCGCCACGAGGTGGTCGAGGACTACAAGGCGGGACGAGCAGAGGCGCCCGACATCCTGCGCCAACAGATGGGCCTGGTGCGCCAGGTCGTCGAGGTGCTGCACGTTCCCACCGTCGAGCTGGCGGGCTTCGAGGCCGACGACGTGATCGCCACCCTCGCCACGCGCGCCCGGGACCGTGGCGACGACGTGATCATCGTCACCGGCGACCGCGACACGTACCAGCTGGTGGAGGACCCACACGTCAAGGTGCTCTACAACCGCCGGGGCGTGAGCGACTACGTGCTCTACGACGAGGCCGGGATCAAGGAGCGCACGGGCGTGACCCCGGCCCAGTACCCGACCTACGCCGCCCTGCGGGGCGACCCCTCCGACAACCTGCCGGGGGTGCCGGGAGTCGGGGAGAAGACGGCGGCCCGGTTGGTCACCGAGTACGGGGACCTCGACGGGGTGTTCGCCAACCTGGATCGCGCCACGCCCAAGCTCCGACAGGCGCTGGCCGAGCACGAGCCGCAGGTGCGGCGCAACGCCGAGGTCATCCCGCTCGTACGGGACCTGCCCCTCGACGTCGACCTGGACAAGCTGTCCATGGGGGGGTGGGACCCGGAGGAAGTCCGCCGGCTGTTCGCCTTCCTGGAGTTCCGCACGCTGTGGGACCGCCTGGTCGAGGCGCTGGGTCCGCAGGGCGAGGCTCTCAGCGGACCGGTGGGCGCCCAACCCTTCGAGATCGAGCTCCACGTGGCCGCCAGGCCCGACGACGCGTCGGCGGCCCTCTCCGCCCTCCTCGCCCGCGGTGGGGCGGTCGTCGTCGAGGCGGCATGGGAGGGCCAGCCCGGGCGGTCGTCGATCCTCGGCCTGGCCTTGGCCACGGCGACGACCACACCGCCCGAGGGCGAGGGACGCGAGCCGCCGGACCGCCCACCCGACGAGGTCGTCTGGATCCCCGCTGCCACGCTCGAAGCCTTCGAAGTCGCCGAGGTGCTGACCCGGCTCGTCGGGCCCGACGGCGTGGCGACCGTGGCCCACCGGGCCAAGGAGCTCATGCGCGCCCTCACCCCGATGGGGGTGAACATCGCCCGTCTCGAGCTCGACACCGCCGTGGCCGCCTACCTGGTCGAGCCGGGGGAGAGCACCTACCCGCTCGAGGAGCTGGCCGCCCGCTACGCGGGCGTCGACGTCAGGTCGCCGGCGGCCCCGCCCGCCGGCCAGCTCGACCTCGAGGGAACGGCGACGGACCCCGCCGAAGACACCGGTCGTCGGGCTGCTGCGGTCGCCCGGTTGGCCCCCGCCCTGAGCGCGGCCCTCACGGCGCGCGGCCTGTCCATGCTCCACGACGAGGTGGAGCTCCCGTTGGTGCGCGTGTTGGCTCGCATGGAGGTGGCGGGCGTCCGGGTCGATGTCGACTATCTGACGTCCGTGGTGCGGACCCTGACCGAGGAGGTCCAGCGCCTCGACGGTGAGATCCAGGACCTGGCCGGGATGGAGTTCCGGGTCAACTCGACCCAACAGCTGCGCACGGTGCTGTTCGACAAGCTTGGGCTGGCACCGCAGAAAAAGACCAAGACCGGCTACTCCACCGACGCCGCCTCGTTGGAGCGACTCCGAGGCGAGCACCCGGTCATCGATGCCCTCCTGCGGTACCGGGAGGTGGAGAAGCTGCGATCGACGTACGGCGACAGCCTCCTGGCCGAGGTCGCCGGGGACGGGCGCATCCACGCCAGCTTCAACCAGACCGTCGCCCGGACCGGTCGATTGTCCTCGGACCAGCCCAACCTGCACAACATCCCCATCCGCAGTGAGGAGGGGCGCCGGCTGCGGCGGGCCTTCATCCCGGCCGAGGGGTGCTCCCTGCTCATCGCCGACTACAACCAGATCGAGCTTCGGGTCATCGCCCACCTGGCGGACGACCCGGGCCTCATCGAGGCCTTCGACTTCGGCCAGGACATCCACAACACCACCGCCGCTCGGGTCTTCGGGGTCGAGCCCGAGGACGTGACGCTCTCCCAGCGCTCCAAGGCCAAGATGGTCTCGTACGGCCTGGCCTACGGAATGGAGGCCTACGGCCTGTCGCAGCGACTCGCCATCGACGTGGAGGAGGCGGCGATCATCCTGGCCGCCTACTTCGAGGCCTTTCCCAACGTGCGGGCCTATATGGATGCCACCGTGGCCGAGGCCAGGACGAAGGGCTACACCCAGACGCTGTTCGGTCGGCGCCGACCCATCCCCGAGCTGGCGGCCTCCAACTACCGGGTGCGCCAAGCGGGTGAGCGCCAGGCCATGAACGCCGGCATCCAGGGACTGGCCGCCGACATCTTCAAGGTCGCCCTGGTTCGCCTCGACACCGCCCTGGAGCGGGAGGGCCTGGCCAGCCGGCTCATCCTCCAGGTCCACGACGAGGTGATCCTGGAGGTTCCACCGGCCGAGCGCGAGCGGGCCACCGAGCTCACCCTGACCGCCATGCAGGGTGCAGCCGACCTGCGCGTGCCCCTCACCGTCAACCTGTCGTGGGGATCGACCTGGGCCGAAGCCAAGGTCTGA
- the fabG gene encoding 3-oxoacyl-ACP reductase FabG: protein MSARAQRVVLVTGGSRGIGLACARRFQDAGDRVAVTFRTKPPAGPEGRSERSTELLCLRCDVTAPSDVEQAFETIEERWGPVEVLVANAGITRDTLLLRMSEDNWQDVLDTNLTGTYRTVKRAVRGMVRAHDGRIVLVSSAAGFAGGQGQANYAASKAGLLGLARSLARELGSRGITVNLVAPGPVATDMLDDVADSRMAELTAMIPLARVATPEEVATAITFLASPEASYITGTVLPVDGGLAMGI from the coding sequence GTGAGCGCGCGGGCCCAGCGGGTGGTCCTCGTGACCGGTGGCTCACGCGGCATCGGCCTGGCCTGTGCCCGGAGGTTCCAGGACGCCGGCGATCGCGTGGCGGTGACCTTCCGCACCAAGCCGCCGGCGGGGCCCGAGGGACGGAGCGAGCGCTCCACTGAGCTGCTGTGCCTGCGCTGTGACGTCACCGCGCCGAGCGACGTCGAGCAGGCGTTCGAGACCATCGAGGAGCGGTGGGGTCCCGTCGAGGTGCTGGTCGCCAACGCCGGCATCACCAGGGACACCCTGCTCCTGCGGATGAGCGAGGACAACTGGCAGGACGTGCTCGACACCAACCTCACCGGCACCTATCGCACCGTCAAGCGGGCGGTCCGGGGGATGGTGCGGGCCCACGACGGGCGGATCGTGCTCGTCTCCTCCGCAGCCGGCTTCGCCGGCGGTCAGGGGCAGGCCAACTACGCCGCCAGCAAGGCCGGCCTGCTGGGCCTGGCCCGCTCCCTCGCCCGTGAGCTCGGGTCCCGCGGGATCACGGTCAACCTCGTCGCTCCTGGTCCGGTGGCCACCGACATGCTCGACGACGTGGCCGACAGCCGCATGGCCGAGCTCACCGCCATGATCCCCCTCGCGCGGGTCGCCACCCCCGAGGAGGTGGCGACGGCCATCACCTTCCTCGCATCGCCGGAGGCCTCCTACATCACTGGTACCGTGCTGCCCGTGGATGGCGGCCTGGCGATGGGCATCTAG
- a CDS encoding response regulator has product MRVVIAEDEGIIRLDLKEVLEEEGYEVVGETGRGDEAVTLVRQHRPELAILDIKMPGLDGLAAAREISGERLAAVLILTAFSQRNLIEEARDAGALAYLVKPFQKSELIPAIEVALGRFAELKALEAENRGLEGQNRSLEDLLERQRLVDRAKGMLMDNHGMKEADAFSFIQRTAMRLRLTMKEVARQVIEGTLTP; this is encoded by the coding sequence GTGCGCGTGGTCATCGCCGAGGACGAGGGGATCATCCGCCTCGACCTCAAGGAGGTCCTCGAGGAGGAGGGCTACGAGGTCGTCGGGGAGACGGGACGGGGCGACGAGGCCGTCACCCTGGTCCGCCAGCACCGGCCGGAGCTGGCGATCCTCGACATCAAGATGCCCGGCCTCGACGGCCTGGCCGCGGCGAGGGAGATCTCCGGGGAGCGACTGGCGGCGGTGCTCATCCTCACCGCGTTCAGCCAGCGCAACCTCATCGAGGAGGCCCGCGACGCCGGTGCCCTCGCTTACCTGGTGAAGCCGTTCCAGAAGTCAGAGCTCATCCCGGCCATCGAGGTCGCCCTGGGCCGGTTCGCCGAGCTCAAGGCCCTGGAGGCGGAGAACCGGGGCCTCGAGGGGCAGAACCGCAGCCTCGAGGACCTGCTCGAGCGCCAGCGTCTGGTGGATCGGGCCAAGGGCATGCTCATGGACAACCACGGGATGAAAGAGGCGGACGCCTTCTCCTTCATCCAGCGGACGGCCATGCGACTACGCCTCACGATGAAAGAGGTCGCCCGTCAGGTCATCGAGGGCACCCTCACCCCCTGA
- a CDS encoding beta-ketoacyl-ACP synthase III, whose translation MTRGAAIAGWGSALPETVVTNADLEARLDTTDSWIVERTGIRERRVGSTTGELSVASGRAALAKAGLLPSDVDLLVLSTTTSDRAVPATSATVQHALGLRCAAFDLNAACSGFVYAIVTAHALISTGVDRALVIGTDTLSGITDPSDRGTAVLFADGSGALVLEALPGDDRVLGWDLGVDGSGVPLLYCDHGAYIKMDGREVFRRAVRVTVESAQAAMERAKLSADDITLFVPHQANLRIIEAANQRLKIPLDRTAMVLERTGNTSAGSIPLALAEAADAGRLRDGDNVLLSGFGAGMTWASVVVRWGR comes from the coding sequence GTGACCAGGGGGGCGGCCATCGCGGGGTGGGGGTCGGCCCTGCCCGAGACGGTGGTGACCAACGCCGACCTGGAGGCGCGCCTTGACACGACCGATTCCTGGATCGTCGAGCGCACCGGCATTCGCGAGCGACGGGTAGGTAGTACGACGGGCGAGCTCTCGGTGGCCTCCGGACGAGCTGCGCTGGCAAAGGCCGGGCTGCTCCCGTCCGACGTCGACCTGCTGGTGCTGTCGACGACGACGTCCGATCGAGCCGTCCCGGCGACGTCAGCCACCGTCCAGCACGCGCTGGGGCTGCGGTGCGCCGCCTTCGACCTCAACGCGGCCTGTTCCGGTTTCGTCTACGCCATCGTCACCGCCCACGCGCTCATCTCCACTGGAGTCGACCGGGCGCTGGTCATCGGCACGGACACCCTCTCCGGGATCACAGATCCGAGCGACCGGGGCACGGCGGTGCTGTTCGCCGACGGATCAGGAGCCCTCGTGCTGGAGGCACTCCCCGGGGACGACCGGGTGCTGGGTTGGGACCTGGGCGTCGACGGCTCCGGTGTGCCCCTGCTCTATTGCGACCATGGCGCCTACATCAAGATGGACGGGCGTGAGGTCTTCCGGCGAGCGGTGCGGGTGACGGTCGAGTCGGCCCAAGCGGCTATGGAGCGGGCCAAGCTCAGCGCGGACGACATCACCCTCTTCGTGCCCCACCAGGCCAACCTGCGCATCATCGAGGCGGCCAACCAGCGTCTCAAGATCCCCCTGGACCGGACGGCCATGGTCCTCGAGCGCACCGGCAACACCTCGGCCGGCTCGATCCCGCTGGCCCTCGCCGAGGCCGCTGATGCCGGGCGGCTGCGCGACGGGGACAACGTTCTGCTGTCGGGCTTCGGCGCCGGCATGACATGGGCCAGCGTCGTGGTCCGGTGGGGCCGGTGA
- a CDS encoding DUF2232 domain-containing protein, translated as MGSPAIGEVTNRADAAPGDPSPPARTKGRLRPAELAESAILADVAVGLILVGWLMPLGGILHAAAVTPLAALAVRHRLRAMVVATLAGAAVAFLIGGVALAIHVGTAGALGFAVGTALRRGWGMARTVALAVATTGTTVIGLTLLVLYSFSQLRNLTLAQIRIGWQGTSRILRHIGLNSVVGWGNDAVNWIIAHWWIALPAGELVSTIAAAVFARAFAVPALRRLTQATGPAPVLPPPPPDAPVGPLPVELRGVGYRYPRAERNALSDVSLTIPPGAFVAVLGPNGSGKSTLARILAGLAPTEGTITRPGDAGLGRRGGTAMVFQRPESQVLGVRVRDDVVWGMPPDEEVEVGELLACVGLAGLEERETATLSGGQLQRLAIAAALARRPALLISDEATSMLDAAGREGLTEVLRQLARSQGVTVVHITHRQEEVRGADLVVELGDGRLTRIGSDPPGGRAAPAERDVRPPVASTGVVRAGSVPALVHLAGVGYVYARRSPWAHRALSDVDLDVERGEGLVVCGHNGSGKSTLAWILAGLLVPTEGEATLDGRPLPDCVGQVGVAFQHARLQLFRPTVFGDVAFGADLDRETIAAALEEVGLDPVEMSERRIDELSGGQQRRVALAGLLVRRPRLLVLDEPLAGLDDETRTTLVNVLARRRDHHGVATVVVSHDLEAAPGLADRLVVIDGGHLVTDGSVLDLQLAAPPGTGAGGPA; from the coding sequence GTGGGGAGCCCGGCAATCGGTGAGGTGACGAACCGGGCGGACGCCGCGCCCGGCGATCCCAGCCCGCCGGCCCGTACGAAGGGCCGGCTGCGCCCGGCCGAGCTGGCCGAGTCCGCCATCCTGGCCGACGTCGCCGTGGGCCTGATCCTCGTCGGCTGGCTCATGCCCCTCGGCGGCATCCTGCACGCGGCAGCGGTGACGCCCCTGGCCGCGCTGGCGGTGCGCCATCGGTTGCGCGCCATGGTCGTGGCGACGCTCGCCGGAGCAGCTGTGGCGTTCCTGATCGGCGGCGTGGCCCTCGCCATCCACGTCGGGACCGCCGGCGCCCTCGGGTTCGCCGTCGGCACGGCGCTGCGAAGGGGCTGGGGGATGGCCCGCACCGTCGCCCTCGCCGTGGCCACGACGGGCACGACCGTGATCGGCCTCACGCTCCTCGTGTTGTACTCGTTCAGCCAGCTGCGCAACCTCACCCTGGCCCAGATCCGCATCGGCTGGCAGGGCACGAGCCGCATCCTCCGCCATATCGGGCTCAACTCGGTCGTCGGCTGGGGAAACGACGCCGTCAACTGGATCATCGCCCACTGGTGGATCGCCCTCCCCGCCGGGGAGCTGGTCAGCACCATCGCCGCCGCCGTGTTCGCCCGGGCGTTCGCCGTTCCCGCGCTCCGTCGCCTCACGCAGGCCACGGGGCCGGCCCCCGTCCTGCCGCCGCCGCCGCCCGATGCGCCCGTGGGGCCGCTCCCGGTCGAACTGCGCGGCGTCGGCTACCGCTATCCGCGGGCCGAGAGGAACGCCCTCTCCGACGTGAGCCTCACCATCCCCCCCGGCGCATTCGTGGCGGTCCTGGGGCCCAACGGGTCCGGAAAGTCCACGCTCGCCCGCATCCTCGCCGGCCTGGCGCCGACCGAGGGCACGATCACGAGGCCCGGGGATGCCGGGCTTGGCCGTCGGGGGGGCACGGCAATGGTGTTCCAGCGGCCCGAGAGCCAGGTCCTCGGAGTCCGGGTTCGCGACGACGTCGTCTGGGGCATGCCCCCTGACGAGGAGGTGGAGGTCGGCGAGCTTCTCGCCTGCGTCGGCCTGGCCGGACTGGAGGAGCGCGAGACGGCGACCCTCTCGGGCGGCCAGCTCCAGCGCCTGGCCATCGCCGCCGCGCTGGCCCGGCGACCGGCGTTGCTCATCTCCGACGAGGCGACGTCGATGCTGGATGCCGCCGGTCGTGAAGGCCTCACTGAGGTGCTCCGCCAGTTGGCCCGGAGCCAGGGCGTCACCGTGGTCCACATCACCCACCGCCAGGAGGAGGTACGAGGAGCGGACCTGGTGGTGGAGCTCGGCGATGGGCGGCTGACCCGCATCGGGAGCGACCCGCCCGGCGGCAGGGCGGCGCCAGCCGAGCGCGATGTCCGGCCCCCGGTGGCGAGCACTGGCGTCGTCCGCGCCGGGTCGGTGCCCGCGCTCGTGCACCTGGCGGGGGTGGGCTATGTGTACGCCAGGCGCTCGCCCTGGGCCCACCGGGCCCTGAGTGATGTGGACCTGGACGTGGAGCGCGGTGAGGGTCTGGTCGTCTGCGGCCACAACGGCTCGGGCAAGTCCACGCTGGCCTGGATCTTGGCGGGGCTGCTGGTCCCGACGGAGGGCGAGGCGACCCTGGACGGCCGACCCCTTCCCGACTGCGTGGGACAGGTGGGTGTGGCGTTCCAGCACGCGCGCCTGCAGCTGTTTCGCCCGACGGTGTTCGGCGACGTCGCCTTCGGGGCCGACCTCGATCGGGAGACGATTGCCGCCGCGCTGGAGGAGGTGGGACTCGATCCGGTGGAGATGTCCGAGCGGCGGATCGACGAGCTGAGCGGAGGCCAGCAGCGCCGCGTCGCCCTGGCGGGGCTGCTCGTGCGCAGGCCGCGCCTCCTGGTGCTGGACGAGCCCCTTGCGGGGCTGGACGACGAGACCCGAACGACACTTGTGAACGTGCTGGCGCGCCGGCGGGACCATCACGGGGTGGCGACCGTCGTGGTGTCCCATGACCTGGAGGCGGCGCCCGGGCTGGCGGACCGTCTGGTCGTCATCGACGGCGGGCACCTGGTCACCGACGGCTCGGTGCTCGATCTGCAGCTGGCGGCGCCCCCTGGGACCGGTGCGGGCGGACCGGCGTGA
- the fabD gene encoding ACP S-malonyltransferase yields the protein MLAFTFPGQGSQRPGMGRPWVDHPSWEVVGDASEAAGRDIAGLLLEADSEELTATRNAQLATFALSLVALDAIERLGLAPSACAGHSLGEYTALVAAGALGFEDGARLVTERGDAMQGAADEHPGTMAAFIGISDADAEAACQRAESDVWLANYNSPGQVVVAGTAEGVAAAAEVAKTLGARRVLPIQVGGAFHTPLMGAARHRLRKALATASFADPEIPVTANVDARPHATAEEWPGLLSAQLCSPVRWHQTLSGLSETGVTAFVEVGPGGVLSALARRTVSGSLAVSVSKPDDLDVLVEALAGEGPLHAYAADHQGEHLYTSERLVVSQAAGLFQPRQDLQDRVEVGDIVGSVGSEEVRSPFSGSVQGFLALAGQRVLAGQPVAWLRAAPTQ from the coding sequence GTGCTGGCATTCACCTTCCCCGGACAGGGATCACAGCGGCCCGGTATGGGTCGGCCATGGGTCGACCACCCGTCGTGGGAGGTGGTGGGCGACGCCTCCGAGGCGGCCGGGCGCGACATCGCCGGATTGCTGCTGGAAGCGGACAGCGAGGAGCTCACGGCCACCAGGAACGCCCAGCTGGCGACGTTCGCCCTCAGCCTGGTGGCCCTCGACGCCATCGAGCGCCTCGGGCTCGCTCCGTCGGCCTGCGCCGGCCACAGCCTGGGCGAGTACACAGCGCTCGTCGCCGCCGGGGCGCTCGGCTTCGAGGACGGCGCCCGCCTGGTGACCGAGCGCGGCGACGCCATGCAGGGCGCCGCTGACGAGCATCCCGGCACCATGGCCGCCTTCATCGGGATCAGTGACGCCGACGCCGAGGCCGCCTGCCAGCGGGCCGAAAGCGACGTGTGGTTGGCCAACTACAACTCCCCTGGTCAGGTCGTCGTGGCCGGGACGGCAGAGGGAGTGGCCGCGGCCGCCGAGGTGGCCAAGACGCTCGGAGCCCGCCGGGTGCTGCCCATCCAGGTCGGCGGCGCCTTCCACACCCCCCTCATGGGGGCCGCCCGTCATCGGCTCCGCAAGGCCCTCGCCACCGCCAGCTTCGCTGATCCGGAGATCCCGGTCACGGCCAATGTCGACGCCCGGCCCCACGCCACGGCCGAGGAGTGGCCCGGCCTCCTGTCTGCCCAGCTCTGTAGCCCGGTGCGCTGGCACCAGACTCTGAGCGGGCTGTCCGAGACCGGGGTGACGGCGTTCGTCGAGGTCGGGCCGGGCGGCGTGCTCTCCGCCCTTGCCCGCCGGACCGTCTCCGGCTCGCTGGCGGTGAGCGTCTCCAAGCCCGACGACCTCGACGTGCTGGTCGAGGCCCTGGCCGGTGAGGGGCCGCTCCACGCCTACGCCGCCGACCATCAAGGCGAGCACCTGTACACCTCCGAGCGCCTGGTCGTGAGCCAGGCCGCGGGGTTGTTCCAGCCGAGACAGGACCTGCAGGACCGGGTAGAGGTCGGCGACATCGTCGGCAGCGTCGGCTCGGAGGAAGTGCGGTCGCCGTTCTCAGGCTCGGTCCAGGGGTTCCTGGCCCTGGCCGGCCAGCGCGTCCTCGCCGGACAGCCCGTCGCGTGGCTCCGCGCCGCGCCCACCCAGTGA
- a CDS encoding energy-coupling factor transporter transmembrane protein EcfT, which yields MSSTSARRSSELHLLRYVPTNSPLHRLWAGTKLLGLFAFGVALSLKPNWPAEGILAATLVVAVLVARIPAGAAPRLPPWVGIGLGIGAVLSFLAGGHPEVHVGQATIGLGGLDQWARFTVLTVLLLLGSALVGWTTPLAELAPALARLLSPLRVVRVPVDEIVLSVALSVRCLPLLVDELRVLYAARRVRQPEIPQGARSLFNEAVDLLVSALVAATRRAQEMGAAIEARGGLRAASRPGPRPRLVDWAVLALAAAISAAMVIV from the coding sequence GTGAGCAGCACCAGTGCCCGGCGGTCGAGCGAGCTGCACCTGCTCCGCTATGTCCCTACCAACAGCCCCCTGCACCGCCTGTGGGCGGGCACCAAGCTCCTGGGGCTGTTCGCCTTCGGGGTCGCCTTGTCGCTCAAGCCGAACTGGCCCGCGGAGGGAATCCTCGCCGCGACCCTCGTGGTGGCCGTGCTCGTCGCCCGGATCCCGGCCGGCGCCGCCCCTCGGCTGCCCCCGTGGGTCGGCATCGGGCTGGGGATCGGCGCCGTGCTCTCCTTCCTCGCCGGCGGTCACCCCGAGGTCCATGTCGGCCAGGCGACGATCGGCCTGGGCGGCCTCGACCAGTGGGCCCGGTTCACCGTGCTCACCGTGCTGCTGCTGTTGGGCTCGGCCCTGGTCGGGTGGACGACGCCACTGGCCGAGCTGGCGCCGGCTCTGGCGCGCCTGCTCTCGCCGCTGCGCGTCGTGCGGGTGCCCGTGGACGAGATCGTGCTCAGCGTGGCATTGAGCGTGCGCTGTCTTCCGCTGCTGGTGGACGAGCTCCGGGTGCTCTACGCCGCCCGCAGGGTTCGGCAACCGGAGATCCCCCAGGGCGCGAGAAGCCTGTTCAACGAGGCCGTCGACCTGCTGGTCAGCGCCCTCGTGGCTGCCACCCGGCGGGCCCAGGAGATGGGCGCCGCGATCGAGGCCAGGGGCGGCCTGCGCGCCGCCAGCCGGCCAGGCCCCCGCCCCCGCCTGGTGGACTGGGCGGTCCTCGCGCTGGCCGCCGCGATCAGCGCCGCCATGGTCATCGTCTGA